The DNA segment gtttttttttttccttgtggaaGGATAGAGCTGAATGGGCTCCCAGGTACCTCTGGCCCAGATTTATAAATCCATAAATCAAAGAGGTTTCGCAAAGAATGTTTGATACTGTCAATTCTTTATAATAGATGAACAAAGAGTCATAATTTCGTAAAAAGAAAGCCCCCCACTCTACATATAAAAAAACATTCGCTATTGTGAGATAAACTGGCCGATGTCATTACAGATGTTGTGACATGAATTTCGCAAACATATTTCCAACACCCCATTGAGTTAAAGAGAAGATGATCTACCTCAATGGATCACATCACTAACAAGTGTTTActgttctctctttcttctttttcagtCCTTAACCTTTTTGCATGTGTACTTAGCATTTTAAATATGAGATTGAAGATAGGAACATTGTTTTTGCAGTCTTGTATTATAAACGTAAACAGTATGTTGCCTGGACCATGCATtgaaaaacaagaatatatatatatatatatatatatatatatatatatatatatatatatatatatatatatatatatatatatatatatatatatatatacagtacatatatatatgtatatatatatatatatataaatatatatatatatatatatatatatatatatatatatatatatatatatatatatatatatatatatatatatatatatatatatatatatatacacagtatatatgtatatatacatatagagtatatatatgtatatgtatatgtatatctatatctatctatctatctatctatatatatatatatatatatatatatatatatatatatatatatatatatatatatatatatatatatatatatatttgcatatatatatatatatatatatatatatatatatatatatatatgtatatatatatgtatatatatatatatatatatatatatatatatatatatatatatatatatatatatacatatatatatatatgattggatgAGTTATCATTATTCTAAGATTacaataagcgagagagagagagagagagagagagagagagagagagagagagagagagagagagagagagagagagagagataatggtacaTTTACATATGTTGAGAATGCATCGATTTCACTACAACgttatcaatgaaaaataaaatccaatctTACAATTGTCTTGATATAAACTGCAATATCAAAGACATAggacatatgtaaaaaaaaaaaaaaaaaaaaaaaaatgctataatataAAGGACCATGTAATTTTCCTTACCCTGAATATTACTAAGAAAAAATCGGATAATTAACACAAGATCTAATAAAACCACCTGTAATTATTCATTATAAAACAGGTCAATTCAATCTAAAAATGTCTATTCCATAAAagaattaagaaagaaaaatataacgtTTTTGTCCTCATCCCCAAATCTATCAGTCCTGCTGAAGTCGAAATATAGCAACAACAATGTTCCATCACTTCAGGATGACTTATGTGCTGAGCTCTTTTCAAAAAATATCTAGCAGTTTTCGAAAGCGCCTTAAAAATCACGCAACAAAACATTCGTTCATATTCTCCTAATATTCAAACGTAATTGTAGGAATGTTTGCATCCTTTCTCTAGAGAAATTGGACTCGCGTTGTAGTAATTTGCCTTTTATTTGCACGATTTATTTTCACAAATACTTATGTCTCTTAgttatattttttaagaaaatatgaaataattctcGAAAATATTTGACTTTTATCTTATGGTTATTGGTTTGATTTGTACTTCCCTGCCAATAAGATTTACATTAGACTTTGAGGAAAGTCTAGCATTTTAACGTCGATTAATTAGTTCCTGATAAAACATTTGTAATATTGTTGATAATAAAATTCTACACAAATAAAATTTATGTTTAGATAGCTTTTAGTAATACTCTCTTATTTCAAAATTAGCACATTGGTTTACCAACCAAAAATCAATCCgccatatttttaattttcttatattgaacTGAAATGAAGATAATCTGCTTTAATTCCTCATAATAAACATTTTATAACAATTTCATTACCctttttctgaccattattatatattttgttaatttgGGACCTTCATTTTTCATCAGTGCTTTCATAATAGCTGATGTTTCCAGTAATAAGATACCTCTATAACTAATGAAGCCCGCCTAATCCTAGaaaatctccttctcaaggaggtaGTTCGAATATCCAAGCCAACATCCTTCCGAGGAGATATTGCCAAAAGAAACATGGGGTATTTTAGGGTTTGACTTGATAATTGGATTTACAATTTCTACCTGAAGTTACTTCTCTTCTTTAACATgtataaaagttgaatatttttttgtatacttttcatatatatatatatatatatatatatatatatatatatatatatatatatatatatatatatatatatatatatatatatatatatatatatatatatatatatatatatatatatatatatatatatatatacatatatatatatatatatacatatatatatatatatatatatatatatatatatatatatatatatatatatatatatatatatatatatatatacatggtacgcagacaaaatgtcgaaagacaaaatgtcgaaggtcaaaatgtcgacaaccaaaatgtcgacggtcataatgtcgacactctttgaatatcaatagacaaaatgtcgaaagaaaaaatGATGATTGTCAGCATGCCGTTACGTTAGCCTGacagtctttaaatctttaaattacctATTCAACAGCCTAAACAGTTTATTAAATCGTTTTTGCTATATAGTTTAACGAACCAGTTTAACTGCTTTTAAATaacggtgtattcaaatcttatttcttcatttcctttcttggaagtccaacggtgtattcaaatcttatttcttcatttcctttcttggaagtcagtctttattattactttcataaggcttccaaaaatggagtttatcaaaacaaataaaggaGGTAAGAAGCTTGTGCACGATGGATACATTTACGTGATCGATaagcagaaagaagaaaaaatatattggagatgCGAGAAACGGGGACTTTGCAGTGGAAGACTTGttagcaatggtgaagggatatcagTATCTCAAGAACACTGCCATCCTCCAGATTTAATGCGAAAAGAGGTGCTCAAAGTaaaagaagagttgaaagaaaaagcTAGTGAGTCGGAAGAAATTACTTCCTCGATAGTGAACAAATGTACTCAAAATATTCCTTGGGAAGTAGCCGGAGCTTTACCGAAAAAGGAATCACTTTCACGTACTGTGAAGAGAGTACGTAATTCTCGAAACGGTGATGAAGATTTAACTGTTACAACGAGAGGGGAAAACTTTTTACAGTACAGCTGTGAAGAATTGAGTATTTATTCAACATCAAGGAATCTCCaacttcttaaagaaaaaattagatgGTTTTGTGATGGCACTTTCGATTGCGCTCCAATAGGAAGACAGCTCTACACAATTCATGCCATGATACAGGAAAACAAGACTCTTCCTCTCGTGTATTGCATAACAACccataaaaatgaaaagacttatgaCACCATATTCGGCTGGCTTGAAAGTCGTAACTTGCGACCAGCCTCAGTATCACTAGACTTCGAGCTTTCCGCTATCAATAGCGTAAAGAAATTTTTCCCAAACGCTGAAATCTGCGGATGTTTCTTCCATTTTGGACAATGCCTATGGCGAAAGGTGCAAGGACTGGGTTTGCAAGCTTGGTACTCAAAATCTGAAAATGCAATGCTTATAAAAAAACTTCAGGCAATTGCATTTGTGCCACCACATGATGTATATGATTGTTTTGACACTTTGGTATCAAGTTTTGATGACGCAACCGATAACATTTTAGATGGATTCTTGCAATACTTTGAGACTACATGGTTAGGCGTTTTTCAGCGTGGACGAAGGAGACGCCCAAAGTTTGAAGTTAAATTATGGTCATGTTATGAGAGAACACTAAAAGGTTTACCAAGAACAAACAACATGCTTGAGGGCTGGCATAATGCTTTCAAGAGGAGGATGACAATTATCCACCCAACGGAAGAAAAGCTTCTTCGAAAACTCCGTTCTGAACAAGCAAGTACTAAAATGGTACTAGAGCAAGTTTTCCAGGGAAAGGACGTTGggagaaagaacaaaaaatatacagATGTAAACGCCAGGTTGAAAAACGTTGTTGAAGGATATGACTCTGATAATGTACTGGACTTTTTGCAGGCAATAGCTCGGAATTTATAACGATGTACTGTTATTCCACTAttaaatattttaaccctttttagCATGTATTAATAAAGCAATAATTTTATGGATCTTTTTATACACCTATAActctttatctattaattttttgtctaaattgagaaaaccaaagaaaacatattttagtatcaatttacattct comes from the Palaemon carinicauda isolate YSFRI2023 chromosome 16, ASM3689809v2, whole genome shotgun sequence genome and includes:
- the LOC137655316 gene encoding uncharacterized protein; the protein is MEFIKTNKGGKKLVHDGYIYVIDKQKEEKIYWRCEKRGLCSGRLVSNGEGISVSQEHCHPPDLMRKEVLKVKEELKEKASESEEITSSIVNKCTQNIPWEVAGALPKKESLSRTVKRVRNSRNGDEDLTVTTRGENFLQYSCEELSIYSTSRNLQLLKEKIRWFCDGTFDCAPIGRQLYTIHAMIQENKTLPLVYCITTHKNEKTYDTIFGWLESRNLRPASVSLDFELSAINSVKKFFPNAEICGCFFHFGQCLWRKVQGLGLQAWYSKSENAMLIKKLQAIAFVPPHDVYDCFDTLVSSFDDATDNILDGFLQYFETTWLGVFQRGRRRRPKFEVKLWSCYERTLKGLPRTNNMLEGWHNAFKRRMTIIHPTEEKLLRKLRSEQASTKMVLEQVFQGKDVGRKNKKYTDVNARLKNVVEGYDSDNVLDFLQAIARNL